A single Pirellulaceae bacterium DNA region contains:
- a CDS encoding PEP-CTERM sorting domain-containing protein, with protein sequence MSIRTCYWFTLFGFAITVASTQIAHAQSRTIEASVLNLLNSNNTNLVGQWTPAPANAVLGGGPNNSQAQATQSSFILLSGPSGFTAFGAGSARAFTGTATPFAPAAAQSNLSFDINPTSITQVAYTYELGIAPSPAGYVQYKSEFQIGSFYVAQTTPGTTGPQSGLLTLTPGAYTVGVNALVVSEPNSPTTLASAGQAVWDLTVQEWSGTTQNTAFQPTVISPGVFQFQGLPGQRWFDPIATSGFEFTMDSPSTYFTQAGMPTGLGDSNNNYLLSYMDGVNPIDVWLAPGALHNFPGGIASFKVTDIFPTVDAENPLAFPIWLDFSEATADFTMSAIPEPASLALVGFGIALAGLRRRRSSL encoded by the coding sequence ATGAGCATTCGCACCTGTTATTGGTTCACTTTGTTTGGCTTTGCCATCACAGTCGCTTCAACACAAATTGCGCACGCCCAATCTCGCACGATTGAGGCCTCAGTTCTAAACCTCCTCAATTCGAATAACACAAATCTGGTTGGACAATGGACTCCAGCCCCGGCAAACGCAGTCTTGGGTGGAGGTCCGAATAACTCACAAGCTCAGGCGACTCAGTCGTCGTTCATTTTACTGTCAGGGCCAAGCGGTTTTACCGCTTTTGGCGCAGGTTCGGCGAGGGCATTTACCGGAACAGCTACCCCATTTGCTCCGGCAGCTGCGCAATCGAATCTCAGTTTTGATATCAATCCAACTTCAATAACTCAAGTTGCCTACACCTATGAGCTGGGTATTGCCCCCAGCCCTGCCGGTTATGTCCAATACAAGTCTGAATTTCAAATCGGCAGTTTTTACGTTGCCCAAACTACACCAGGCACGACCGGACCTCAAAGTGGCTTACTAACCTTAACTCCAGGTGCTTATACCGTTGGGGTGAACGCCTTGGTGGTTTCGGAGCCTAACTCACCTACCACACTGGCATCTGCTGGACAAGCAGTGTGGGACTTGACTGTTCAGGAGTGGAGTGGCACGACGCAGAACACAGCCTTCCAACCAACGGTAATTTCTCCGGGGGTTTTCCAATTTCAAGGTTTACCTGGCCAGCGTTGGTTCGATCCGATTGCCACCTCGGGTTTTGAATTTACCATGGATTCTCCCAGTACCTACTTTACCCAGGCAGGAATGCCCACTGGTTTGGGGGACAGTAACAATAATTACTTGTTGAGCTACATGGATGGGGTAAATCCCATAGATGTGTGGCTGGCTCCTGGGGCGCTGCACAATTTCCCAGGAGGCATTGCCAGCTTCAAGGTGACGGACATTTTCCCCACCGTGGATGCTGAAAATCCGCTAGCGTTTCCCATCTGGTTGGATTTCAGTGAAGCCACTGCTGACTTCACGATGTCTGCAATCCCAGAACCAGCCTCGCTTGCACTGGTCGGTTTCGGCATTGCCCTGGCTGGTCTCAGACGTCGTCGGTCCTCATTGTAA
- the hrpB gene encoding ATP-dependent helicase HrpB encodes MTLQFLPIDPFLPELGRTLSDHNCLIVQAPPGSGKTTRVAPLLLELTATPGCIALIQPRRIAARAAAARIAAERGGSLGKMVGYQVRFDSQCGPDTRLISMTPGILLRRLQSDPTLDRFSAIVLDEFHERSVEMDLLLGILRRLQVDLRPELRIVVMSATLNAQEIANYLGHPPQADIPTQCYPVHIRYQRFEPPARTSITRKIVQTASQAILQASQSTDGDMLVFLPGVGEIMQVKRDLEPQAERSGWDLLTLYGDLPPEYQDQVLQPGSRRRVILSTNVAETSLTIDGIRVVVDSGWARVKRFDPASGLDALQLEPISQASADQRAGRAGRTAPGVCFRLWDEITGRSRSVQLPPEILRTDLTGPVLQLLGWGESPEHFNWLTAPSPSAVEQARGVLQQIGAVAGDKVTALGRLLLKFPLQPRLARLLVESHRLGVPASGCMAAALLGERDLFLKPQDPSARAGRGGRTPPTTTARQWSCDVTQRVLAWQRYQQDHQSETVFGTVNHQAARNLASVSRQYLQIVEQELGPQEEERLDDQLQRALLEAFPDRLARRRSPSSHKGLMVGGKGVQLDSASGVRDDLFLCLDADGGGTEAKVRWASGIDSLWLTAPGLREGDERFFNPTTRSVVTRRCRYWHDLVLDEQPAATPLDRQTAELLAREAAAQFDRLLPAKDKQLHSLLDRLRWLSAAMPDADLPQFDIPSLAGMLVDWCVGLRSLAEVQQLPWNRLIDSLLSTSQRRLLDQHAPPSIRLPAGREQMLQYEPGKSPVLAARIQELFGWSETPKLAGGRVPLTLHLLAPNGRCQQITNDLASFWKNTYPVVRKELRGRYPKHDWPEDPLHDR; translated from the coding sequence GTGACACTTCAGTTCTTACCCATTGATCCATTTTTGCCAGAACTTGGCCGCACGCTCAGCGATCACAATTGTCTGATCGTCCAGGCACCTCCGGGCTCAGGCAAGACAACGCGCGTTGCACCGCTGTTACTGGAACTAACTGCGACGCCTGGTTGTATCGCCCTCATCCAGCCGCGTCGCATCGCGGCTCGTGCCGCTGCCGCACGCATTGCTGCCGAACGCGGAGGCTCGCTTGGAAAAATGGTTGGTTATCAAGTGCGTTTCGATTCGCAATGCGGGCCAGACACTCGGTTGATCTCGATGACACCGGGCATTTTGCTACGGAGATTGCAATCTGATCCGACACTGGATCGTTTCTCGGCGATCGTGTTGGACGAATTCCACGAGCGTTCCGTCGAAATGGATTTGCTATTGGGCATCCTGCGGCGGCTGCAAGTGGACCTGCGGCCCGAGTTGCGTATCGTAGTCATGTCGGCCACTTTGAATGCACAGGAAATTGCTAATTATTTAGGGCATCCGCCGCAGGCCGACATTCCGACGCAATGTTATCCAGTTCACATCCGGTATCAACGATTTGAACCACCAGCGCGCACCAGTATTACTCGAAAAATCGTTCAGACGGCCAGCCAGGCGATCCTGCAAGCCAGCCAGTCAACCGACGGGGACATGCTGGTGTTCTTGCCTGGCGTTGGCGAAATCATGCAAGTCAAGCGAGACCTGGAGCCTCAGGCCGAGCGCAGCGGTTGGGACTTGTTGACATTGTATGGCGATCTACCCCCCGAGTACCAAGATCAAGTTCTGCAACCGGGTTCGCGTCGGCGAGTTATTCTATCCACCAATGTTGCTGAGACGTCTCTGACGATCGACGGCATTCGTGTGGTCGTCGATAGCGGCTGGGCGCGCGTCAAGCGGTTCGATCCCGCCTCGGGGCTGGATGCGTTGCAACTGGAACCAATTTCACAGGCATCAGCCGATCAGCGCGCCGGTCGTGCCGGTCGTACCGCACCCGGTGTGTGCTTTCGACTGTGGGATGAAATCACAGGTCGTAGTCGGTCCGTACAATTGCCACCTGAAATCCTGCGAACTGACCTCACCGGACCGGTACTGCAGTTGCTCGGTTGGGGCGAATCACCCGAACATTTCAACTGGCTAACGGCCCCCAGTCCGTCGGCAGTAGAGCAGGCGCGCGGTGTACTCCAGCAAATTGGCGCAGTTGCTGGTGACAAAGTTACAGCATTGGGGCGGCTGTTGCTGAAGTTCCCATTGCAGCCACGACTGGCCAGATTGCTGGTCGAATCACACCGCCTAGGTGTACCGGCATCAGGCTGTATGGCGGCAGCCCTGCTGGGTGAACGAGACTTGTTTCTCAAACCCCAAGACCCATCCGCCCGCGCGGGACGTGGTGGACGCACTCCTCCCACAACGACCGCCCGCCAGTGGAGTTGTGATGTTACCCAACGTGTTTTGGCTTGGCAGCGTTACCAGCAGGATCATCAAAGCGAAACTGTGTTTGGAACGGTCAATCACCAAGCCGCCCGCAATTTGGCTAGCGTCAGTCGGCAATACCTGCAGATCGTCGAACAAGAACTGGGACCTCAGGAAGAAGAGCGGCTGGACGATCAACTGCAGCGAGCACTGTTAGAAGCATTCCCGGACCGCTTGGCCCGCCGCCGTAGCCCCAGCTCTCACAAAGGGTTAATGGTTGGAGGCAAGGGAGTCCAGTTGGACAGTGCGTCTGGCGTACGCGATGACTTGTTTTTGTGCCTGGATGCCGACGGTGGTGGTACAGAGGCTAAGGTGCGTTGGGCCAGCGGGATCGACAGCCTGTGGTTAACCGCCCCTGGCCTACGTGAGGGCGATGAGCGGTTCTTCAATCCAACCACGCGATCCGTAGTGACTCGCCGCTGCCGATACTGGCACGACCTAGTCCTGGACGAGCAACCTGCCGCGACGCCACTGGATCGTCAGACCGCTGAGCTGCTTGCGCGCGAGGCTGCCGCACAGTTTGATCGATTGCTTCCAGCCAAAGACAAGCAACTGCACAGTCTGCTCGATCGCCTGCGCTGGTTGTCGGCAGCCATGCCCGATGCCGATCTGCCTCAGTTCGACATCCCTTCATTGGCTGGGATGCTAGTAGATTGGTGTGTGGGGCTACGGTCACTGGCGGAGGTCCAACAATTGCCCTGGAATCGCTTGATCGACAGTTTGTTGTCCACGTCACAGCGGCGACTACTGGATCAACACGCGCCACCGTCGATCCGGCTGCCTGCGGGGCGAGAGCAAATGTTGCAATACGAGCCAGGTAAGTCGCCGGTGCTGGCAGCGCGGATTCAAGAACTGTTTGGATGGAGCGAAACGCCCAAATTAGCCGGCGGTCGCGTGCCGCTGACGCTACATCTCCTGGCACCCAACGGTCGTTGCCAACAGATTACAAATGATTTAGCCAGCTTTTGGAAAAACACCTACCCCGTGGTGCGCAAGGAGCTGCGCGGTCGCTATCCCAAGCATGACTGGCCAGAAGACCCGCTGCATGATCGGTGA
- a CDS encoding thioredoxin family protein, with translation MKYSQHFFCLASFVLLLTAATTGWTQSDIALPGLPSLSDRMRALPSSQPKVTFEASYQLDESGPNGHIQLTAKIAPKHHIYSTTQAAGGPKPTKITLLSDNTELAGPFVSDHQPTVSRSPYFEVDIQEFHDSVQWTAPLRVSSATGSRPVDLELEVSGQVCLADGNCQPFSQRISATFAGYQTSAPVSYELRLPNTHAQWTATIQPARLSPGQSATLTIQAATDPGYHVYKFQPGDTDTNNRTLIVASQKAGLLFGAPLSQQKVISLDLGLDRPFEYYDGQVTWTIPIGVPLSAELGQRKIELLVGFNTCDDKSCDPPAGLRITGSIDVTDQASGQQQQLALSAATWDEVARHPNLANWIDQSATKLTIAQRLGGSGLQLWMIGAALLGGFILNFMPCVLPVVGLKLMGFVNQSGNSHARVISLNLSFVAGILSVMFLLAILNIAAKLAGHAFGWGEQFTNIYFQVGLTILLFAMALSFLGVWEIPIPGFATSSKSGQLMQKEGLSGAFYKGVLTTVLATPCSGPFLGTLFGLTLTLSGWSIVALFMLVGIGLGSPYLALCLWPDFVKLLPKPGAWMETLKEVLAFPLLLSVVYFISVIDPDYRIATLGLLMVVWFACWLIGRIPAFAERKQIFTGWLSGLAACVLAGFVSFNYFGPAKHHLPWMEYSESALAENRAAGKVVMVEFTARWCLTCQYNMRAAIDRPAVAELVKQNNVVTLLADWSSPSPAIESKLRELDSNSIPLLAIYPADPAAEPIILRDVITQSQLLDALQQAGPSQSATHLTAKSQFD, from the coding sequence ATGAAATACAGTCAGCATTTTTTTTGCTTAGCGTCGTTTGTGTTATTGCTGACTGCGGCTACTACCGGCTGGACGCAGTCGGATATTGCGTTGCCTGGATTGCCATCCCTCTCAGACCGTATGCGGGCGCTGCCCAGCAGCCAGCCGAAAGTCACATTTGAAGCCAGCTATCAACTGGACGAATCCGGCCCAAATGGCCACATCCAGTTGACCGCCAAGATCGCTCCCAAGCATCATATCTATTCGACGACACAGGCAGCTGGTGGACCCAAGCCTACGAAAATCACCCTCCTGTCAGACAACACCGAACTTGCCGGTCCGTTTGTGTCTGATCACCAGCCCACGGTTTCACGCAGTCCTTATTTCGAGGTCGATATCCAAGAGTTTCACGACTCTGTCCAGTGGACCGCGCCACTTCGCGTTTCGTCAGCTACAGGTTCCAGACCAGTTGACCTAGAGCTGGAGGTTAGTGGCCAAGTCTGTTTGGCAGACGGCAATTGCCAGCCGTTTTCTCAAAGAATTTCGGCCACCTTTGCGGGATACCAGACAAGTGCCCCCGTTTCGTACGAATTGCGGTTGCCCAATACCCACGCGCAGTGGACCGCCACGATCCAGCCGGCTCGATTGTCGCCTGGTCAGTCTGCCACGCTAACGATTCAAGCGGCAACCGATCCAGGCTACCATGTCTACAAATTTCAGCCCGGCGACACGGATACCAACAATCGAACATTGATCGTGGCTAGCCAAAAAGCCGGGCTTCTGTTTGGTGCTCCCCTCTCGCAGCAGAAGGTTATCAGCCTGGATCTGGGCTTGGATCGCCCGTTTGAGTACTACGATGGGCAGGTAACTTGGACTATTCCAATCGGCGTACCCCTGTCCGCCGAGCTAGGTCAGCGAAAAATCGAACTACTTGTGGGTTTCAATACCTGCGATGACAAAAGTTGCGATCCGCCAGCCGGCCTGCGAATCACTGGGTCTATCGACGTTACCGATCAAGCCAGTGGCCAGCAGCAACAGCTCGCTCTGAGCGCTGCAACCTGGGATGAGGTAGCTCGCCATCCGAATCTAGCCAACTGGATCGATCAATCCGCCACCAAGCTGACCATTGCTCAGCGACTTGGGGGATCCGGACTGCAATTGTGGATGATCGGTGCCGCGCTGTTGGGGGGCTTCATTCTGAATTTTATGCCGTGCGTGCTGCCGGTGGTGGGACTGAAGTTGATGGGATTTGTCAATCAATCGGGAAACAGTCACGCACGCGTTATTTCGCTGAATCTGTCGTTTGTCGCAGGCATTCTTTCGGTCATGTTCTTGTTGGCGATTCTAAATATCGCGGCCAAGTTGGCCGGTCATGCGTTTGGCTGGGGCGAACAGTTCACGAATATTTACTTCCAAGTTGGACTAACGATCTTGCTGTTCGCTATGGCGCTAAGTTTCTTGGGCGTCTGGGAGATACCGATTCCCGGCTTCGCGACCAGCAGTAAGTCCGGTCAATTGATGCAGAAGGAGGGGTTGTCAGGTGCATTTTACAAAGGTGTGCTGACGACTGTCCTAGCGACGCCTTGCTCCGGTCCATTTTTGGGGACGTTATTTGGTCTTACGCTAACCCTATCTGGCTGGTCGATCGTGGCGCTGTTCATGTTGGTCGGCATTGGTCTGGGCTCACCGTACTTGGCGCTGTGTCTATGGCCGGACTTCGTAAAACTGTTGCCCAAGCCAGGGGCCTGGATGGAGACGCTCAAAGAGGTGCTGGCCTTTCCTTTACTGTTGTCCGTCGTTTACTTCATTTCGGTGATTGATCCCGATTACAGAATCGCGACACTCGGGCTGCTGATGGTCGTCTGGTTCGCGTGTTGGCTGATCGGCAGAATTCCCGCGTTTGCTGAGCGCAAGCAAATTTTCACCGGATGGTTGAGCGGATTAGCGGCCTGCGTACTGGCAGGCTTTGTGAGCTTCAACTATTTTGGACCAGCCAAACATCATCTGCCCTGGATGGAATACTCCGAGTCCGCCTTGGCTGAGAATCGCGCGGCGGGGAAAGTGGTCATGGTCGAATTCACAGCCCGCTGGTGTTTGACCTGCCAGTACAACATGCGCGCCGCCATCGACCGGCCGGCAGTGGCGGAACTGGTCAAACAAAACAATGTCGTCACGTTGCTGGCCGATTGGTCATCGCCCTCGCCTGCGATCGAAAGCAAGCTCCGCGAATTGGATAGTAATTCCATACCCCTTCTGGCTATCTACCCCGCTGATCCGGCTGCCGAGCCGATCATTTTGCGAGATGTCATAACTCAGTCGCAGTTGCTGGACGCCCTCCAACAAGCCGGTCCCAGTCAATCCGCCACTCATCTAACGGCCAAATCGCAATTCGACTAA
- a CDS encoding methyltransferase domain-containing protein — protein MSKLREQIMFLNTFIRRPAQVGAVAPSSQRLCKMLVDSFDWNEVQYVVEFGPGTGVATQLIVDRLRPDAKFFAIERSPKFVALSQRRCPTADIVHGCVTDVQRLCHERGIPHLDAVVSGLPWASFSTSLQNDIFEAMFRMLRPGGRFATFAYLQGLGLPAGIRFSKLLKKNFTTVTKSRTVWRNLPPALVYRGVR, from the coding sequence ATGTCCAAACTTCGAGAACAGATCATGTTTCTCAATACCTTCATACGACGTCCCGCGCAGGTTGGCGCGGTGGCCCCCAGTAGCCAGCGACTGTGCAAGATGCTTGTCGATTCGTTTGATTGGAACGAAGTTCAGTACGTCGTAGAATTTGGACCTGGCACAGGTGTGGCGACACAGCTGATAGTCGATCGCCTACGGCCAGACGCAAAGTTCTTTGCGATTGAACGCAGCCCCAAGTTTGTCGCGTTGTCGCAGCGGCGCTGTCCTACCGCCGACATCGTCCACGGATGCGTGACGGACGTCCAGCGGTTGTGCCATGAGCGGGGCATCCCGCATTTAGATGCCGTCGTCAGTGGGCTGCCATGGGCCAGCTTCAGTACATCACTTCAGAACGACATTTTTGAAGCCATGTTTCGCATGCTTAGGCCCGGTGGCCGCTTCGCGACTTTTGCTTACCTACAGGGGCTAGGTTTACCAGCCGGCATTCGCTTCTCGAAACTGCTTAAGAAGAATTTTACAACAGTCACCAAGAGCCGCACTGTATGGCGAAATTTACCACCCGCCCTGGTCTATCGCGGCGTGCGTTAA
- a CDS encoding AAA family ATPase — translation MSQQIVEIQGVQLRLAAPLENRSKWIGQGEVLQQLLACWLVVDDQDLPLAPRLVGVPGIGKTALAMAAAGLRGQELYVFQCTADTRPEDLLVTPVLGESGKIAYHASPLVTAMLRGAVCILDEGNRMNEKSWASLAPLLDQRRYVESIVAGIVIQAHQDFRCAVTMNQDDSTYEIPDYILSRLQPTLPLGFPNRQDELSILHYHLPFAEPEMLALTVDFLQQAHQLKLDFSARDGLNLLRYAIKRLAQQEGHPVNKDAAWREALLYCLGDDALDLNTLAERKRRDLGGSSLPLGLGDFFFDPSDPLHPDYEDPEEDSDQ, via the coding sequence ATGAGCCAACAGATTGTCGAGATTCAGGGAGTTCAGCTACGCTTGGCCGCACCGCTGGAGAATCGTTCCAAATGGATCGGCCAAGGTGAAGTCTTGCAGCAGTTGCTGGCGTGTTGGCTGGTCGTTGATGACCAAGATTTGCCGCTGGCACCGCGATTGGTTGGCGTGCCGGGCATCGGCAAGACGGCCTTAGCGATGGCCGCAGCCGGATTGCGGGGGCAAGAGCTGTACGTTTTCCAGTGCACCGCCGACACTCGACCCGAAGACCTGCTGGTTACACCGGTTTTGGGAGAAAGCGGCAAAATTGCCTATCACGCGTCGCCACTGGTAACCGCCATGCTTCGGGGGGCGGTCTGCATCCTGGATGAAGGCAACCGCATGAATGAGAAATCATGGGCGAGCCTGGCACCGCTGCTAGACCAACGGCGGTACGTCGAGTCTATCGTGGCGGGCATTGTCATTCAGGCTCACCAGGATTTTCGCTGCGCGGTGACCATGAATCAAGACGATTCGACATACGAGATTCCAGATTACATCCTAAGCCGGCTGCAGCCCACGTTGCCGCTGGGCTTTCCCAATCGGCAAGATGAATTGTCAATTCTGCACTACCATTTGCCGTTTGCCGAGCCGGAGATGCTGGCACTGACGGTGGATTTCTTGCAGCAAGCGCATCAATTGAAACTCGATTTTTCGGCGCGCGACGGCCTGAATTTATTGCGGTATGCCATTAAGCGATTGGCCCAACAGGAGGGGCACCCTGTCAACAAAGACGCGGCCTGGCGGGAGGCGCTGTTGTACTGCTTAGGCGATGATGCCCTCGATTTGAACACGTTGGCGGAGCGGAAACGGCGGGATTTGGGAGGTAGCTCGCTGCCACTGGGCCTGGGAGACTTCTTTTTTGATCCCTCCGATCCGTTACATCCCGATTACGAAGACCCCGAAGAAGATTCTGACCAATAG